The stretch of DNA AGATGCTTTGTGGCTTTTTGCAATCGTACCTGATTGATTGGAAGTCAGGATGTGCTGGTGAAGCCAGACTGGTGCTGCTGATTTGGGCTTTAGCTGGTCTGGCACTTAGCATGCGCTCTTTTCATTTCATGTTGATTTGATTTTGCCAGTACAGCTGATCAGCAGTGGAAATGAGATTTACGCCTGTCGTCAACTGTCTTCTGTCCTCAGAAATGGCTCAGAAAGAGAAGCTCCAATGCCTGAAGGACTTCCACAAGGACACGCTGAAGCCATCCCCTGGTAAGAGCCCCGGCACGCGGCCCGAAGATGAGGCTGAGGGCAAACACCCCCAGAGGGAGAAGTGGGCCAGCAAGCTGGACTTTGTTCTGTCCGTGGCTGGTGGATTTGTTGGTTTAGGGAACGTGTGGCGTTTCCCGTACCTCTGCTACAAGAATGGTGGAGGTAAGGCTTCTTCTATGAACACAAGTTATGGGACAGCGAAGTTCCGTCAGGGAACTGAAATAATGAAATTGAGGATTGCAACTCTCCCtcttgtgtgtttgttccaGGTGCATTCCTCATCCCCTACTTCATTTTCCTGTTTGGTGGCGGCCTTCCAGTCTTCTTCCTGGAGGTCGCCCTGGGCCAGTTCACTTCGGAAGGTGGCATCACCTGCTGGGGGAAGCTGTGCCCCATCTTCACTGGTACGTCGCCCAGCCACCCAGTTAACCTGTCCCTTTAATGCAGGAATGTCCAAACTTTATTTCAGCGAGGGCctgcatagtgaaaaatgaaaggatgcaaaggccactttgatatttagacAGCGACATGTAGATATGCATACTGTAGTTAAGttataaatatttcaagaaaaaaatgcttctcagctttgtgatgtaggtgaaaaagactattattagtacaaagtttggtgtttgtttttttccccatttttggttttggtttggtttttattttccaaatattttgactttcttcttaaataatctttgtaaatttgtgtttcataatattcagacttcattctcataataaaataaaacaaaacaaaacaaaacaaaacaaaacaaaataaaataaaataaaataaaataaaataaaataatataatataatataatataatataatatgatatgatataatataatataatataatataatataatataatataatataatataatataatataatataatataatataatataatataatataatataatatagtatagtatagtatgatataaatattaacattttccacgaccaaattttccaaaaacttcaactttattttgtttctcataatattatgactttttatttttaaatggtatatatttcaagtgtgctactaaaatgagattattttttctcaaaatattacgagtttattctcacaaaattgtggctttttttcgttacaatacaacttttgtttcttaatattttgactttattcccataaaattacagctttttttcagtttctgccgttgttatttttacattttcaaaccatttcagctttcttgtcgtttttttcctcataattctgactttattcctgtaatattttaattttattctgattactttatacgttttttcacaacctaattttccaaaaatgtcttttggatttttgtttttcataatattatgactttaaaaaaaataaagcctttgttatttcagttttatgcgactaaaatgatgttagttttcctcataatattacaacatcatTCTCATACATtgcagttttttgttcatttctgttgttgttttttaaaatattttctaactatttaaactttcttcttgttttcttctcataattatactttatttctataatattttgactttattctcgtattactataactttttccgcaacccaaTTAGCCcaaaatattgtttgtttttcataatattatgactttaaaaagtcttaataatatttaatctttaatatttaaataatgttatttttccttattatGTTACGATGTTACTCTCATGAAATTGCGACCTTTCCTCAttagattaaaacttttttttcttaatattttctcataaaattacagctctttttttcatttctgctattgtttttttcccccaactatttacatttcttgttgtacattttttttcctcataattctgaatttattcccataatattttaactttattctcgtcacattataactttttccacaaccaatttttcaaaaaaatgcttgtttttcataatattacagcttaaaaaaagacatctttCTTTATTATAGATgatttcacttaatattttgacttcattcatgcaaaatgaattattaaaatattataaaatgatATTCTTAGAATGTACcgcggccaataaaaaacagccatcgGCCACAAAGGGCCCCCAGGTcgtactttggacacacctgctttAACAGAAGGAGGACagcattattttgttgtttgtggcTAGCTAGCTTCCTGTTGCTACCTCTGCCATGTGGTAACTTACAAAGCAGCAACACGTGGTGGTTTAAAGCAGGACGAAAGACTTTGAGTAAAGCGCATATCACGAGCGAAATGcccatgtactgtactttgatGAATGTAGCCACACTCTTAAACTTGGAGTGCCCCAGGGCTCATCACTTGGTCCCCTTATTTTCTTTGCATGTTGCTCAAGATTCGCTTTTTCTTTTGTCAGAATCGACACACAACCCAGCGACCGTACACAAAGTCccttttcaagcacaaaatcAATAGAATGCATACCAGCGTCAAAGTCTCATGTTGCTCAAGTTGTTCTTATCATTCCTACGTTCCTGCATTCAGGAATGTTGTGTGGGAAGCAGTGGACTAATATTAAAGGCCACAGAGTTCCCAGTTACTCTTTCACTTGAATCGTCCTTCTCTTTGACCTCCTTCCCCGCACAAGCAAGTTAATGTTGCACCTGGCCATCACCTGCCGAGCAGCGCTGGGCTACTGTGACTCGCCCGTCCCCAATCAGACGGCTGACGCTGTTGCCAGGCAACGCATTGGCCTTCCTTGATTCCGACTAAATCGCTTCTTCCCAGAAAcgtttttgattttatttggtTCCTCGTCACCCTCTAAGCCTCGTCTGTCTCGTCATTTGGCTTCTCCTCCCCTCCCCTTACCCCGCCGCGCCGAATTGGGTTAATATATTCTCCGCCTACGTCTGCTCTGTCAGGGGAACGTTCCAGCGGCGCCTCTTCAATATTCATGACGCCTATAATTGCTCTTTACAATATTCATGTCGCCCAGCATTCAGCCTAGAGCTGTTTCATCATCATGACGCTTGTTTTAGTCCTTTGATTTCAATCCGCCTGCCTttttcctcacacacacacacgcacacacacacacacacactcttacaCACACTTACACCCTAACACGCAATGTACAGAGTGTCCTGGATCACAGGTTGCCAGGGCAACAGCGCGGCAACGCATCAGCGAGAGAGATGGAGCGGGGCGAAGAAAAGAGGCAGCAAGCACTCTGGGATTTGGAACAGAGAGAAAAGATTCTTATACAGTGGTATACAGCAATTTTTCCCACGGGAAATACATCGGCactttgtgcttcgaatttcgaggcttcactccatcacggttttccaaaatgatattaattaataaatcatgctgttttgttgttgaatgcggcaaaaaatatgcacacttcagcacattttacgtattctttttgcctaaatgaagcattttcaagcataaaaatggttaaggctacgttcacactgcagggtatgatgcccaatttggattttttgtgaaaaaacatttttttaatgcggTCATTCATATTACgaaaaaaatgcgacttgtcAACGTGAAGAAGTTTCCGTGTGTTTCCAGACGTAAATATTGTCGCAGTGTGGGTGCGTGTttctggcaatttcaaggattttggcaatggcagtttgtggagaacttgctgtgaCGTCTATTTCGAGGAGCGTGTGGTTGGCAGCAACCGTGAGCCGcctcactgacactttttaaaaataatttttggatgacaagaagagCTTTTGCCTACCTTTTTTCAAGTCTCAGTAAGCATGGCAATACGCGCCTTTCGATGACGTGTAGGTCGGATACATGCGACCTGGCCGTTCGTACTGCAGTACAGATGGcatttatatgtactgtacatgcaaatgagaaaaaaatctgaattgtgccgttcacactgacaagttacatatgagcaaaaaatatgtattttctttagtctttttattattttgtagaatgcatttaatgttatttttagttatttttgtatttagttgtaaaactttcatgtcatttttgactAGCTGTCTGCGACCCGCCCAAAATGGAAGCGCAACCCACTGACCTGTTATggagaataattacagttttacatgcagaaaacaatattGTACGGTAACCAAGACGATGTACGAGAACCGAGACAAAACTTTCCCAAAATTTTTTGGCCGCAAACCGAACCATACGGAAATTGGGCCTTGAAAAATTGAGGCTTGATTGTATGCGTTGAATGAATGTGTCGCTACACATGTGTAAGGGTTACACCAATACAgaccagcaagggccacatcgtgaaaaatgaaaggatgcaactttgccactttgatattttgtaaagaaacacatgtagatatacaaagaagttacatatatttcaagaaaaaagtgcatgtcacctttgtcatgtaggtgaaaaagcatatcatTAGCATCAACTTCAatctctgctcttttttcccgtttttgtaaatgttcttctcgtaacattttgactttattcccctgaTATTACAACtcttcccccaacctaattatccacaaattgcaactttattttatctTGTTTGTTCGTCATAGtaccacaaaaatgacaaattttttctttaataattcaactttatactaaaatgacgttatttttcctcataaaattagggTGGAGTGTTGCAgtgtaaaattgccactttttttttgttagaatacaacttttttctttttaatattttgactttattctcataaaaattacagctgttttttttatttctgctgtggtttaaaattttccaactatttccaactattttcttCTTCCgacattatgacttcattcccgtcATATTTTGatcttattcccataatattataactttttccccaacctaattttccagaaattacaactttattttgttttgtttcccataatattatgacttaaaaaaaatgtctgttttcatTAATAAGTCAACTTTgtactactaaaattacattatttttcctcataatattatgacattgttctcgtaaaattacatattttttttgttttgattacaatttttctcttaatattttgactttttttggtaaaattactgcagattttttcatttttgctgtttttttaatttttttttttagttttcttgttgaattatgcattttttagaatgtgctacaTACTAATTCCAAAACAGCCgtggggccacactttggacacccctgccataaatTGGACGTAAATACGAGTAGCTGGTGGTGGCTAATACATCGCAGGATATTATGTCAACTTCATTATTAACATTTCATTCCTTAAAAAATATCACACCACCACCAAATGATATTGATGTGTGCGACATAAACAACAACCATATGCACAAGTGAACAGGTCATCTGAGgtcaggggtgtgtgtgtgtgagagtgggGATGTGGGTGGAGGGGGCAGTAAGAAGTGACATCATGGAGGAGggcaagtttgtttgtttgatcaGCATCATCCCGTGTGATCCCAGCCATGTGCATAGGTGCGGAACGTTGGCAGCTGCTAATgagaggcacacacacacacacacacagacacacactcaaCACAGAAAGTGAACTCAATGTCATGCAGACActtcataaacacacacacacgtgcacatacGTGCGTGCACAGATAGCACAAAGGACCTTGAAGGACATTCTTTTGGACAGCCGGCCTTGGCTGTGTGCTCGCTaagaacacacactcacacacacacacgcacacacactttgatATCCCGGCGACCGCACATTTAATCCAGACAGGCGTGTGTCTTGTCAGTTGCTTCCTGGCGCCATCTTGTCTGGTGACAAGTTCACAGATCCCCGCTAAATGAGACTTGAGCAGCGCTAGGTGCAGCGCTGAGCTTTTATTGGCCTGCTGCATGTTATGAAAGTACTTTCTAAACACGTCCTGCATCAGAATATTAAGTGTCTGCTTGACTACTTGCTACTTCCGTGTGACACttgctgatgctgctgctgctgctttgcagGCATCGGCTATGCCTCCATCGTGATCGTGTCCCTGCTGAATATCTACTACATTGTCATCCTGGCCTGGGGCCTCTACTACCTGTTCCAGGTGAGGGTGTTTGCTCTGGGTCCTCAATATCTATATTTACATCTACGATTCATGTTTATTTGTGTGCCTTCAGTGCTTTCAGCCCGAGCTGCCATGGGCCAAGTGCAACCAGCCCTGGAACACCGAGGGTTGCATCGAGGACACGTACCGCAAGAACAAAAGCCTGCGGCTGCCTCTCAACGCCTCCAACTTGACCTCCCCTGTCACCGAGTTCTGGGAGTACGTATAGTACACATTCATTTGAGCtggttatactgtatttgaacaTAGCAATGTTTCACTGGAATACAGTACATTCACCAATCAGAACCCAGACCCACTTGTGTTTAAAAGAAAATGATGGGGGATAGACCACAAACCAAGTGGGACACAGAGAAGACATTTTTACTAAGATACCACTCATTCATATCAAAGATGTGTGATGTTCCATTCCATACTTTCCAAACAGGAAATCGCTTCGGATTATAAATTGGTACAAtttacctgtttaataaatgtcagaacgTTGTGGAAGAATGCACACCGGATGCATCCCGGTGTGTAGCAACATATCTAACAGTGTTATTTTAACACCCATACTTCAGTTTTGttttcacaaatgaataaaaattggACTGAAAATcgcatgtgtgtatttagttagtgagtggctgacgcagcagctacaatcttcAAGCTAGACATACTGTCCTaatgaaacaacactgctgtctaaaatagcaAATTTCTCAATCCACTCAGGTATCATagcattatagttgcacattacttacagacacatagtctccaaggcagaGTCGTATTAGAGAACACAGTAATAACCTTGTTTTTTGCAGTTAATTGAATTTCCATAAAGTAGGATTTGTATtcataaaatgaacattttcatagatagtgcatagaaaacctgtttagaacTTCTAAACgcatttttttaacatcgttagagccctctagaaatgaaataacacccgtatagtcacctttacactcctattacccaagatagtagacataataagagaaaatatgatgtataagacataaataagacacaatatagACTTACACATGTTAGCGTTAGGAGAAAAGTATTTAATGCACACAGAAATGcaacttttcatttttgttttcagttgaaCTGTGCCTCACACACTAACACCACCCATGTCCCCCGCAGACACAAAGTGCTGGGCATCTCCAGCGGCATCGAGGAGATGGGCCCCATCAAGTGGGACCTGGCGCTGTGCTTGCTGCTGGTCTGGGTCATCTGCTTCTTTTGCATCTGGAAGGGCGTCAAGTCCACTGGAAAGGTCACTTGTCTTCCCTCAATTTCCCTCAATGTCCAAGATGAGAAAATATAGCAAAATATAGAAATGTAACTTTGTTGGAAATACTAGTGAATATTagcaaataaaactaaatcaTTGCATTACCATTATGATGTGCACGGCTAGCAAAAGTCTCGTCAGATGGTAAAATTAGCCATTTAAACACAACATTTATGCCACTTGAACCAGAGAAGTAGTTAAATAAACAGCAGTTTCAATAGAGCCATGCACCGTCGGGTCCTAATTAATGAATCAATGAACCGGAGCTGTGTTAGTGCTGCAAACTCTCAGCGAACTTCTGTTTCTATTAAGCAGCTTCTCCAGGGATACAAAGTGTTAAACAAAGCACTatagttcaggggtgtccaaaccttttccagcaaggaccacatagtgaaaatgaaaggatgcaactgtgccattttgatattttgtaaagtaacacgtgtagatgtgctaagaagaagctatgtatatttcaagaaaagagtgcatttatgtgaaaaagcctattattagtagcaGCTTcactcgttttttgtttttttttacatttttcaaatatttcaactttctccttaaataatctacaatgttcttctcgtaatattctgactttattcccataatattctgactttattccccaacataattttccatgaattacaactttatttagttttgtttgtttctcatcatattatgactttaaaaaatattttttctttaatatttcaactccatactatgaaaatgacgttatttttcctcataatattacattattctcataaaattgcactttttttgtaagaataacattttttcttttaacattttgacttttctcGTAAAATCCACTTctgctattgttgttgttttgggttttttttttttcctactatttcaactttcttcttgtaattttcttTTAGTAATAGCTActgcctttgctcttttttttcccatttttgctgttgtgtttttttatttttattttctaaatatttcaactttcttctgaaataatctacATACGTTTTAtcctcataatagtatgacTATATTCCtggcatattttgactttattcccataatatttccgcaactttttccgcaacaaactttttcaaaaattccaaaacaaatgtattagttgttttgtttgtttcttatatcacgactttaaaaaaatctttttgatttaatatttcaactttatgctactaaaatgatgttatttttctcgaCTTTACCTCATCAGATTATAACTTttctctcgtaatattttgaattattctttttgattttttcatttttgttgattttttttttcagtgttcttgtaacatttataactaaattaatcattgaaatgaatacattttaaaaatgcgaCGTGGGCCAGTAGAAAAACAGCTGCATGacgcccccgggccacactttggacaccccagctttAGTTGCCACTATAGTCACCTGCACCTTGTAGCTGGAGGCGTTCTCAGCCATGTTTGGTTGATTGGTCGCTCTGTGTTGAAAAGCAGCagcaatcattttcatttttagtatAAACTTTGCTGGTCTGTCTTCATGTCCTTTAGGTGGTCTACATCACAGCCACCTTCCCCTTCGTTATGCTCATCGTCCTGTTGATTCGTGGCGTGACCCTGCCCGGTGCCAGCGAGGGCATCAAGTTCTACCTGTACCCCGACCTTGCTCGCCTGAAGGACCCGGAGGTACGTGTCACGAGTGACCTTCACGATTTTACACCCGGCTAGAGATGCTGGAATGATCCCTGGAAGGAAAGTGGATCTTGTAGGGCAGGGCTCCATAACCAACCACTACATGAACTCTAAGCCTGTACTTTGAACAAGTGGATACAAAAAGGTGCCGCGAGTCTTGCTGGGAGCCCGTTGCTGAGCGTGCTTCCGgattcccagcatgctttgcgacAGCTAAAAGTTAAAAAGCTGTGCTAAAGTTATGTGTGTAGACGCAACCCTTGCGTGTGCAGTTTTGtgcttgaatacggcctatcagtaataaaaatgggcatatttaagcaaattgtacttatttttacCGTATTTCTTAGTattccaatggagaacattggCGTAGATTGCACATTGAGGGATACAAATATTAGAGCCTGAGACCATCCATGTTGGGGTCCACCACCATCAGCAGTCCTCAGCCTCTGTGTCCCCCTACCTGACAGGTGTGGATCGACGCCGGTACCCAGATCTTCTTCTCCTACGCCATCTGTTTGGGCGCCATGACGTCGTTGGGGAGTTACAACAAGTACAAATACAACTGCTACAGGTGAGGCCTCAGTGTctgggagggggcgggggtgggGCTTGAGGGTTGGGGGCGGAGGGGGGCGTAAGGGGAGAACAGGGTGGATGAAGGGATCCTTGTGTGTTCATTAACAACTCCTCCTCATGACATATGTGTGATATAGGGACTGTTTGCTGCTGGGGGCCCTCAACAGTGGTACCAGTTTTGTGTCTGGATTCGCAATATTTTCCGTCCTGGGCTTCATGGCACAAGAGCAAGGGGTGGACATTGCTGATGTGGCAGAGTCAGGTACGAGGGGTTCTGAAAAGGTGGCAGTGATGGTGGGCGCTGCCTCCTGGTTCaaccaaatcaaatcaaaacaaaacaaaacagcagattccaaagaaaaacagcaacgaAAGTGAAAAGACAATCAGCCCTGACATTTGGACCCAAATTGTTGAGCACAAATGACGGCATCAGCATTACGGACGCTTGGGCAATCAAACACTCCATGACGAGAGCAGAACATGAGACCACCAAGACGTTAGACCAGGGACTCTTGGAGGACCAAAAGCCACAAACATCAGGAGGGGGAAAGTACATAAAACCTGTGCCAGCGACATGATAacgcagattttttttcctttagccTGGCAGACTGTGGTCgccgctgttgttgttgtttcctgTCAGCTTGTCACATTGGCCTTCGTGCAGATAAAGTGAAACGTCAATGGAGGGATGATAACGCTTTTAAGGCCTCCTCTGTGCTGCTGGAATGTTGTTGCTGCTAGGGGTCTCTGATCAGGGCACAGTGTGCGTGAACAGCCCGCTTTAAGGTCAAACAATGTTTGGGATGGCATTTGCACATAAGTTGATCACCTATTAAGTTGAGTTTGATGCTTAACCTTTGAAAACCACAGGAACCCCAATAATGGGGGCTGCTGGGTTGTGTCTGTGTCCCAATGGTGATTGCTGAATATCAATAATCCATGCAAGTCCACGTCTAAACGTAAATGATTTTGGGAAAACAGAAGGCAACTCACAccgcaagtgtaaaaacaagccAAGAGCAGCATATGTCATGACATCAAAACACTAATGTCACAAATTTGGCCTAGTTTAAAGGCTTTCTAGTGGTACAAGTATCATTCCTCTACTGCTAAAACTCACTCTTATCCAATAGCTTATACTGttcttacatacagtacattatgtaCATGTTCATATCTACAGTCTCCCCTTTACTTGGAGACCAGCATCATGCATGTAGACCTTGCACAGAATCAGATGTCTTTTTCAAACAAAATGGCCCAGGGTTTAAGGGGTTAAAGTTGCATCTTTTGATGTCTGAAAACTAGCAAATAAGACTCAATTCCAGACAGAAACATCTTGTCAGTGGCCTTGTTTCCATGGATACCAACGACTGTCCGCTGTATTATCGGCCAATATCGCcacaaaaatgagatatcggttcaTATCGGTGTCGGGAATAAAGTGCTGGACTATATTGGATATCGGTAAACAAGCCAATATTGAGCGTCTCTAATAATGtgtctcattaataatgaatttatgGAATTTTTGATGGAAAACAAGCTGCAGAAAACGCTACACATGTTGATCTCCATGGAAACACAGCCAGCATCAAAATGCTTGTTATTGTCAATAATATCCGTGTGCCCATGTCAGGAATTACTTTTCCAAGTGATTTGAGGCTGCAGTCTTCCCTGGGAGGGGTCAGACAGGTTgatttagggcaggggtgtccaaactttttccaacaagggccacgtagtgaaaaatgaaaggatgcaagggtcgcTTTGATAGtctgtaaagcaacacatgtagatacagTATTTTAAGAAGTTCTATATgcagtatttcaagaaaaaaactgcatcccagctttgtgatataggtgaaaaagtattATTAGTAGGTACTGcgttctttgctcttttttcccccaattttgcttagtttttttttccaaatatttcaactttcttctcaaataatctgtaaattttcttctcatactattttgactttattcctataatataacttttctttaatatttcaactttatgctagtaaaatataaattttccgcataatgacttttttcttcaatgtttCATCTTTCTGCtaccaaaatgatgttatttttcctcacaatattatgttattattaactttttcTCGTCaggttacaatttttttcctcctaatattttgactttattgttgtataaatta from Dunckerocampus dactyliophorus isolate RoL2022-P2 chromosome 8, RoL_Ddac_1.1, whole genome shotgun sequence encodes:
- the LOC129186057 gene encoding sodium- and chloride-dependent taurine transporter-like; amino-acid sequence: MAQKEKLQCLKDFHKDTLKPSPGKSPGTRPEDEAEGKHPQREKWASKLDFVLSVAGGFVGLGNVWRFPYLCYKNGGGAFLIPYFIFLFGGGLPVFFLEVALGQFTSEGGITCWGKLCPIFTGIGYASIVIVSLLNIYYIVILAWGLYYLFQCFQPELPWAKCNQPWNTEGCIEDTYRKNKSLRLPLNASNLTSPVTEFWEHKVLGISSGIEEMGPIKWDLALCLLLVWVICFFCIWKGVKSTGKVVYITATFPFVMLIVLLIRGVTLPGASEGIKFYLYPDLARLKDPEVWIDAGTQIFFSYAICLGAMTSLGSYNKYKYNCYRDCLLLGALNSGTSFVSGFAIFSVLGFMAQEQGVDIADVAESGPGLAFIAYPKAVTMMPFPTLWAILFFIMLLLLGLDSQFVEVEGQITSLVDLYPSFLRKGYRREIFIAIICCISYLLGLTMVTKGGMYVFQLFDYYAASGVCLLWVAFFECVAVAWVYGVDNFYDAVEDMIGYRPNPWMKWSWSVVTPCLCVSCFIFSLVKYKPLTYNKVYEYPDWAIGVGWTLALASMICIPMVVVIKIIRSDGPLIERIKAVAAPVRGGASSRPADHRGPRDLAYPADPNGNKGALMKAPSHTIVETMM